One genomic window of Quercus lobata isolate SW786 chromosome 9, ValleyOak3.0 Primary Assembly, whole genome shotgun sequence includes the following:
- the LOC115961829 gene encoding LRR receptor-like serine/threonine-protein kinase RCH1 — MPMPRQSFNTHNHHPMLRQSFTIPYHHHHYHLLLFVLILLSYFSFSSTANNEVVTLYSWLHSSPSPSSSAFSNWNSSHPNPCNWPYITCSSENFVTEINIQSIELALPFPSNLSSLHFLQKLIVSGANLTGTIPPDIGYCTELTVIDVSSNSLVGTIPSSVGKLQNLKDLILNSNQLTGQIPAELGNCINLKNLNVFDNYLSGKLPVELGKLSSLEVIRVGGNKDVAGNIPDELGDCQNLKVLGLADTKISGSIPASLGKLSMLQTLSVYTTMLSGEIPPNICNCSELVNLFLYENDLSGSLPAELGKLQKLEKMLLWQNNFVGSIPEEIGNCKSLKIIDLAFNSLSGSIPRSFGNLSNLEELMLSNNNISGSIPSVLSNATNLLQLQLDTNQISGRIPAELGMLTAITVLFAWQNKLEGSIPPALAGCRSLEALDLSHNALTGSLPPGLFQLQNLTKLLLIYNDISGSIPPEIGKCTSLIRLRLENNRISGYIPKEIGILNNLTYLDLSENHLAGSVPEEIGNCAELQMLNLSNNTLGGTLPSSLSALIRLQVLDVSINQFLGQIPGSFGKLTSLNKLILSRNSLSGSIPSLLGRCSGLQLLDLSNNALSGTIPAEIFEIEALDIALNLSSNELSGVIPSQISALNKLSILDLSHNKLEGDLMVLSGLINLVSLNISYNNFTGYLPDSKLFRQLSATELAGNQGLCSRGHDACFLSNATSMTNSSGFRRSQSLRLAIGLLISLTIALAIFGAIAIFGARKIIRDDNDSEMGGDSWPWKFTPFQKLNFSVEQVLKCLVESNVIGKGCSGIVYRAEMENGEVIAVKKLWPTTMAAGYNCQNVRTGINGVVRDSFSAEVKTLGTIRHKNIVRFLGCCWNQNMRLLMYDYMPNGSLGSLLHERSGNCLEWNLRYQIVLGAAQGLAYLHHDCVPSIVHRDIKANNILIGPEFEPYIGDFGLAKLVDDGDFARSSNTVAGSYGYIAPEYGYMMKITEKSDVYSYGVVVLEVLTGKQPIDPTIPDGLHIVDWVRQRRGGVQVLDPSLCAQPESEIEEMLQTLGVALLCVNPSPDDRPTMKDVAAMLKEIRQEREECMKVDTILNGSSASEKQENNRSGRGGGPSANAMMPHSYLQSNNTSFSASSLLYSSSSNVKTTFK, encoded by the exons ATGCCGATGCCGAGGCAGTCCTTCAACACTCACAACCACCATCCAATGCTGAGGCAATCCTTCACCATCccctaccaccaccaccactatcATCTCCTCCTCTTTGTCCTGATACttctatcttatttttctttttcttctactgCAAACAATGAGGTTGTTACGTTGTATTCATGGCTTCACAGCTCTCCCTCACCTTCTTCTTCAGCTTTCTCTAACTGGAATTCTTCACACCCCAACCCTTGTAACTGGCCTTACATAACTTGCTCTTCAGAAAACTTTGTTACTGAGATCAATATCCAGTCTATTGAGCTAGCTCTTCCCTTTCCTTCCAACCTTTCCTCCCTGCACTTCCTCCAAAAGCTCATTGTTTCTGGTGCTAATCTCACTGGGACAATCCCTCCTGATATAGGATATTGCACTGAGCTTACAGTCATTGATGTTAGTTCAAATAGTCTGGTGGGAACTATACCTTCAAGTGTTGGCAAGCTCCAAAATCTCAAGGACTTGATTTTGAACTCTAACCAGCTTACTGGTCAAATCCCAGCAGAGCTTGGTAATTGCATCAACCTTAAGAATCTCAATGtatttgataattatttaaGTGGGAAACTTCCTGTTGAACTAGGAAAACTGTCAAGTTTGGAAGTTATTCGCGTGGGAGGGAACAAAGACGTTGCAGGAAATATCCCAGATGAGCTTGGAGACTGTCAGAATTTGAAGGTTCTTGGTCTTGCTGATACTAAAATATCAGGCTCTATTCCTGCTTCACTGGGTAAACTAAGCATGCTTCAGACACTGTCAGTCTATACTACAATGCTCTCTGGTGAGATTCCACCAAATATATGCAACTGTTCAGAGCTTGTCAACTTATTCCTTTATGAGAATGATCTCTCAGGTTCACTTCCAGCAGAGTTAGGTAAGCTTCAGAAGCTGGAGAAGATGTTGCTATGGCAAAACAACTTTGTTGGCAGTATTCCTGAGGAAATTGGAAACTGCAAAAGCTTGAAGATTATTGACCTCGCCTTCAATTCTTTATCTGGGAGCATACCTCGGTCTTTTGGAAACCTCTCAAACCTTGAAGAGCTTATGCTTAGTAACAATAACATCTCTGGTTCAATCCCATCTGTTCTTTCAAATGCTACAAACCTCTTGCAGTTACAGCTTGATACTAATCAGATATCAGGTCGGATTCCTGCAGAGCTTGGGATGTTGACAGCAATAACGGTTTTATTTGCGTGGCAGAACAAACTTGAAGGAAGCATTCCACCAGCATTGGCGGGTTGCCGGAGCCTTGAAGCCTTAGATTTGTCCCACAATGCACTCACTGGTAGCTTACCCCCTGGACTATTTCAGCTTCAAAATTTAACAAAGCTTCTCTTAATTTATAATGACATTTCGGGCTCAATTCCTCCAGAGATTGGTAAGTGCACTTCTCTTATTAGGCTTAGACTAGAGAATAATAGAATCAGTGGGTATATCCCAAAAGAAATTGGGATTCTCAACAACCTTACTTACCTTGACCTGTCTGAAAATCATCTTGCTGGATCAGTACCAGAAGAGATTGGCAATTGTGCTGAACTGCAAATGTTGAACCTAAGTAATAACACCCTTGGAGGCACATTGCCTAGCTCATTGTCTGCCCTGATCAGGCTTCAAGTATTGGATGTTTCTATTAATCAGTTTCTGGGGCAGATTCCTGGGAGTTTTGGGAAGCTTACTTCACTGAACAAACTCATCCTTAGTAGAAACTCACTCTCTGGATCAATACCTTCCTTGCTTGGTCGCTGTTCTGGTCTTCAGTTGCTTGATCTAAGTAACAATGCACTTTCTGGCACAATCCCTGCAgaaatatttgaaattgaagCTCTTGACATTGCTCTAAATTTGAGTTCCAATGAACTATCTGGTGTAATCCCATCACAAATTTCTGCTCTCAACAAGCTCTCCATACTAGACCTTTCGCACAATAAGCTTGAAGGTGACTTGATGGTACTATCTGGGCTCATAAATCTTGTTTCTCTGAACATTTCTTACAATAATTTCACCGGTTATCTTCCTGACAGCAAGCTATTTAGACAGTTATCAGCAACGGAGTTGGCAGGGAACCAAGGATTGTGTTCTAGGGGCCATGATGCATGTTTCCTTAGCAATGCTACTAGTATGACAAACAGCAGTGGTTTTAGGAGGTCACAGAGTCTAAGATTAGCCATTGGGTTGCTAATTTCCTTGACCATTGCATTGGCAATATTCGGGGCTATTGCAATTTTTGGAGCACGGAAGATTATTAGAGACGACAACGATTCTGAGATGGGAGGGGATTCATGGCCTTGGAAGTTCACTCCATTCCAGAAATTAAACTTCTCAGTTGAGCAAGTTTTGAAGTGTCTAGTTGAATCTAATGTAATTGGAAAGGGATGTTCAGGAATTGTTTATCGGGCAGAAATGGAAAATGGGGAAGTCATTGCAGTAAAGAAGCTGTGGCCAACGACAATGGCTGCTGGATATAACTGCCAAAATGTGAGGACAGGAATCAATGGAGTGGTTCGTGATTCCTTTTCAGCTGAAGTAAAAACGCTTGGCACAATCCGGCACAAGAACATTGTAAGATTCTTGGGTTGCTGTTGGAATCAAAACATGAGATTGCTAATGTATGATTATATGCCCAATGGGAGCTTGGGCAGTCTTCTTCATGAACGAAGCGGTAACTGCTTGGAATGGAACCTGAGATATCAGATTGTATTGGGGGCAGCTCAAGGTTTGGCTTATTTACACCATGACTGTGTTCCTTCCATTGTTCACAGGGACATTAAGGCCAACAACATTCTCATTGGTCCTGAATTTGAACCTTATATTGGTGATTTTGGGCTTGCCAAGCTTGTTGATGATGGAGATTTTGCTCGGTCTTCCAACACTGTTGCTGGTTCCTACGGTTACATTGCTCCTG AGTATGGGTACATGATGAAGATAACAGAGAAGAGTGATGTCTATAGCTATGGTGTTGTTGTTTTAGAAGTGTTAACAGGGAAGCAACCAATTGATCCAACCATACCAGATGGTCTTCACATTGTAGATTGGGTAAGGCAGAGGAGGGGGGGAGTTCAAGTGCTAGATCCTAGCTTATGTGCTCAACCAGAATCggaaattgaggaaatgttGCAGACCTTAGGTGTGGCTTTGCTGTGTGTAAATCCTTCCCCAGATGATAGGCCAACCATGAAAGATGTAGCAGCAATGCTCAAAGAGATAAGGCAAGAGAGGGAGGAGTGCATGAAAGTTGATACAATTCTTAATGGATCTTCTGCAAGTGAGAAACAAGAAAACAACAGGTCCGGTCGCGGTGGAGGTCCATCTGCAAATGCAATGATGCCACATTCATACCTCCAAAGCAACAACACAAGCTTTTCTGCTTCCTCATTGCTATATTCTTCTTCCTCCAATGTTAAAACTACTTTCAAATAG